The Mycolicibacterium hassiacum DSM 44199 genome includes a window with the following:
- a CDS encoding MCE family protein codes for MRNARTRVVTLAVAALVAAAAVLAVVVKYAKDELDTITVTAQFDSASGLYVGNVVAVLGMPVGKVTEIIPKTGYVEVKFTVDKDVKVPADVQAVTVSNSILTDRQIELTPPYSGGPTLQNNATIGRNRTHTPVEFARVLDVLDKLAVSLRGDGKGGGPIADVINASAQIVDGQGQAMKDALGELSNALRLSADRGEVTRDQLTTIVRNVSSLAEAAARNDELLREFGSTVRAMSQILADEDLGSGTTGRRINEVLSHAGEVLSTHRETIKDLIANGDVVLDAVIDHERDIKELLDVTPMTLDNLYNVADQKNGALRVKVVTDKVLFDNQLIKEVCNIMGLRQLGCSTGTLQDFGPDFGLTHMLEGLAAMGQK; via the coding sequence ATGCGCAACGCCAGAACCCGGGTCGTCACACTGGCCGTCGCCGCGCTGGTGGCCGCCGCCGCGGTCCTCGCCGTCGTGGTGAAATACGCCAAGGACGAACTCGACACGATCACGGTGACCGCCCAGTTCGACAGCGCTTCCGGGCTTTACGTGGGCAACGTGGTCGCGGTGCTCGGCATGCCGGTCGGCAAGGTCACCGAGATCATCCCGAAGACCGGCTACGTCGAGGTCAAGTTCACCGTCGACAAGGACGTCAAGGTGCCCGCCGACGTGCAGGCGGTCACCGTCTCCAACTCGATCCTCACCGACCGCCAGATCGAGCTGACCCCGCCGTACTCCGGCGGCCCGACACTGCAGAACAACGCCACCATCGGACGTAACCGCACCCACACCCCGGTCGAATTCGCCCGGGTGCTCGACGTTTTGGACAAGCTCGCGGTGTCGCTGCGCGGTGACGGCAAGGGCGGTGGGCCGATCGCCGATGTGATCAACGCGAGTGCGCAGATCGTCGACGGCCAGGGGCAGGCGATGAAGGACGCGCTCGGCGAGCTGTCGAACGCGTTGCGACTGTCGGCCGACCGCGGTGAGGTCACCCGCGACCAGCTCACCACCATCGTGCGCAACGTCAGCTCGCTGGCCGAGGCGGCCGCCCGCAACGACGAGCTGCTGCGCGAATTCGGCTCCACGGTGCGGGCGATGAGCCAGATCCTCGCCGACGAGGACCTCGGCAGCGGCACCACCGGCCGCCGGATCAACGAGGTGCTCAGCCACGCCGGCGAGGTGCTGTCCACGCACCGGGAGACGATCAAGGACCTGATCGCCAACGGTGACGTCGTGCTCGACGCCGTGATCGATCACGAGCGCGACATCAAGGAGCTGCTCGACGTCACCCCGATGACCCTGGACAACCTCTACAACGTGGCCGACCAGAAGAACGGCGCGCTGCGGGTGAAGGTGGTCACCGACAAGGTGCTGTTCGACAACCAACTCATCAAGGAGGTCTGCAACATCATGGGCCTGCGCCAGTTGGGTTGCAGCACCGGGACGTTGCAGGACTTCGGGCCGGACTTCGGTCTGACCCACATGTTGGAGGGCCTGGCGGCGATGGGGCAGAAGTGA
- a CDS encoding mannan-binding lectin → MRLGKLLVAAVPVAAALLTVPVAQASAPTFCGEIGGQWDGQYCRTSVESVRKATRDIKIAIPGDLVDNPTTGPVIRDYLATLMNNWRTAAANMVADSWGEENYQVFRRGDVLSVVFHETYHADGPDFNNAYRTFTFDMAGGRRLMLADLVKPGLDPLVEIPPLARPYIEQALDAAPPPHQPRSYPFFFERWTPDKVYSGAYKAWALNGDELIIWMPDYPVAHDRPVDFTPGIMQWSMDGGTVQAHIPLSALAPILRPEFGGS, encoded by the coding sequence ATGCGCCTGGGAAAGCTGTTGGTGGCCGCCGTTCCCGTCGCGGCCGCGCTGCTCACGGTGCCGGTGGCGCAGGCGTCGGCACCGACGTTCTGCGGCGAGATCGGCGGTCAGTGGGACGGCCAGTACTGCCGCACCAGCGTGGAATCGGTGCGCAAGGCCACCCGCGACATCAAGATCGCGATCCCGGGCGATCTCGTCGACAACCCGACCACCGGGCCGGTGATCCGCGACTACCTGGCCACCCTGATGAACAACTGGCGCACCGCGGCCGCCAACATGGTTGCCGACAGCTGGGGCGAGGAAAACTACCAGGTGTTCCGCCGCGGCGATGTGCTCAGCGTGGTGTTCCACGAGACCTACCACGCCGACGGCCCGGACTTCAACAACGCCTACCGCACCTTCACCTTCGACATGGCCGGCGGTCGGCGGCTGATGCTCGCCGATCTGGTCAAGCCCGGTCTCGATCCGCTGGTCGAGATCCCGCCGCTGGCCCGGCCTTACATCGAGCAGGCCCTCGACGCGGCGCCACCGCCGCACCAGCCCCGCAGCTACCCGTTCTTCTTCGAACGCTGGACCCCCGACAAGGTCTACTCCGGCGCCTACAAGGCGTGGGCGCTCAACGGTGACGAACTGATCATCTGGATGCCCGACTATCCGGTGGCCCACGACCGGCCCGTCGATTTCACCCCCGGCATCATGCAGTGGTCGATGGACGGCGGCACCGTGCAGGCGCACA